One Fuerstiella marisgermanici DNA window includes the following coding sequences:
- a CDS encoding DUF1003 domain-containing protein → MNVQCEVCQKEFPIGEVTPAKFVRPAVASLIEKECPNWNADSVVCHDDANRFRSQYVQSVLTEEKGELTSLERDVVESLREHEILSQNLNTEIDDESTVGQRLADHVASFGGSWTFILFFGGVLVVWITVNSIAMLGKSFDPYPFILLNLVLSCLAALQAPVIMMSQNRQEIKDRLRAENDYRVNLKSELEIRHLHSKLDLLLTHQWHRLLEIQQVQTDLLEELGKRK, encoded by the coding sequence ATGAACGTGCAGTGTGAGGTCTGTCAGAAAGAATTTCCGATTGGAGAAGTCACACCGGCGAAATTCGTTCGTCCGGCGGTGGCGTCACTGATCGAAAAGGAATGTCCAAATTGGAACGCCGACAGCGTCGTGTGCCACGATGATGCCAACCGGTTTCGCAGTCAGTATGTGCAAAGTGTGTTGACGGAAGAAAAGGGGGAACTGACGTCCCTGGAGCGCGACGTTGTTGAAAGCCTGCGCGAACATGAAATCCTGTCGCAGAATCTCAACACCGAAATCGACGACGAATCGACAGTCGGACAACGACTGGCCGACCATGTCGCGTCGTTTGGCGGAAGCTGGACGTTCATCCTGTTCTTTGGTGGCGTATTGGTCGTCTGGATTACTGTCAACTCAATCGCCATGCTTGGAAAATCGTTCGACCCGTACCCATTCATTCTCCTCAACCTTGTGTTGTCCTGCCTTGCCGCACTACAGGCCCCCGTGATCATGATGAGTCAGAATCGGCAGGAAATCAAAGACCGGTTGCGAGCCGAAAACGATTACCGCGTGAATCTGAAATCGGAACTCGAAATACGTCATCTGCATTCCAAGCTCGACCTTCTGCTGACGCATCAATGGCATCGGCTGCTTGAGATTCAGCAAGTTCAAACCGACTTGCTCGAGGAACTTGGAAAAAGAAAATGA
- a CDS encoding DUF1207 domain-containing protein: MDASAQKNRTGKLNVIVTIIVLCVFAFAPCAKAEEPQNDFSGLPIFGTERVYSDTLFRATQAAFVTPTEPIPQSCFGGEVLPDGLLYRSYIAAPNEPRFSSVGSYDLAKKTWRWDATLGGRVGLFRQKQPEFLNLDAWQIDLEGATMTRLDPETALDVESADYRFGLQWTARKENLSIKFGYSHISSHVGDEYLLKNPTFDRINYARESLVFGTSLQATAELRYYGEVAWANSVSGGAKPLQFQLGTEYAGIADNQMHGAPFAAVNLHLREETDFAAGLNLMTGWQWTGPNSGRTMRVGLRYYNGPSTQQEFFQRYDNQLGMGIWYDY, encoded by the coding sequence ATGGACGCCAGCGCTCAAAAAAACAGAACCGGTAAACTTAACGTAATAGTCACGATTATCGTTCTGTGTGTGTTCGCTTTCGCACCGTGCGCTAAGGCTGAGGAACCGCAGAACGACTTCAGTGGCTTGCCAATTTTCGGCACGGAGCGTGTCTACAGTGACACTCTGTTTCGAGCGACTCAGGCCGCCTTCGTAACACCTACCGAGCCGATACCTCAGTCCTGTTTTGGCGGCGAAGTCCTGCCAGACGGGTTGCTGTACCGTTCATACATCGCTGCCCCCAATGAGCCACGGTTTTCGTCGGTCGGCAGCTACGACCTTGCGAAGAAGACATGGCGGTGGGATGCGACTTTGGGTGGGCGAGTGGGACTGTTTCGACAGAAGCAGCCAGAGTTTCTAAACCTGGACGCGTGGCAAATTGATCTGGAAGGAGCCACGATGACTCGGCTTGATCCCGAAACAGCTCTGGACGTTGAATCCGCAGACTACCGTTTCGGACTACAATGGACGGCCAGGAAAGAAAACCTGTCGATTAAGTTTGGCTACTCTCATATCAGTTCTCATGTGGGCGACGAGTATCTGCTGAAGAATCCAACGTTTGACCGCATCAACTACGCACGTGAATCACTGGTCTTCGGCACATCACTTCAGGCCACGGCTGAGCTCCGATACTACGGCGAAGTCGCATGGGCGAATTCTGTGAGCGGTGGGGCCAAGCCGCTGCAGTTCCAGCTCGGCACTGAATACGCGGGCATTGCGGACAATCAAATGCACGGTGCGCCATTTGCGGCCGTCAACCTGCATCTTCGCGAAGAAACAGACTTCGCGGCCGGCCTGAACCTGATGACCGGCTGGCAATGGACGGGGCCGAATTCTGGACGTACCATGCGAGTCGGACTTCGCTACTACAACGGCCCGTCAACGCAACAGGAGTTCTTCCAACGGTACGATAACCAGCTTGGCATGGGAATCTGGTACGACTATTAA
- a CDS encoding TolC family protein — protein sequence MRLTPVDNLASAAAAKLKCGFAIVVASCLLAGCASTRCAPGRSQVDFELQSRVADGLGPETCGESLIPDDVLLDDGITADEAVAVALWNNSAFNATLSQLGMVRGDLVQSGLLRNPQFQILLPGGTKQLEWALFLPVDAFLLRETLLDMSEREVCRVAELLVQNGLDVVRDTRVAHADLAFAVGRAALANEAVDVRKRIADLTKKQLDAGDISELEATTARIDLLRAQADAAGLQHAVAQAEARLKQLMSIGTWSTTLQPIADEPLNNASSYELHALIDEAMTCRPDLRAASFAVEAAKKRADVSRWQWLRFDVVADANSGGAGNTNFGPGFRFDIPIFDRNQGGIMTADWSVNQAVQNYNAVRDQVVMEVQTAYSQSQQATDNLSILRSDVLTSLQQAVGLAEKAYVDGGAPYFLVLQTTSQFLDSRTQELQLVADLRRAQANLDRSVGRNLARSGQQEVVVPLEFIEETPTLPPVDEFQQTRADEGEPNILIISQDGASLFSGDTRDERIGNKLRRIADQLDAMETQPLQAKSGIVSPVSFGEARTTGWQE from the coding sequence ATGCGACTGACCCCAGTTGACAATTTGGCATCCGCTGCGGCGGCGAAGCTGAAGTGCGGGTTCGCAATCGTCGTGGCGAGTTGTCTGCTCGCTGGCTGTGCGTCGACGCGATGTGCCCCCGGTCGGTCACAGGTTGATTTCGAATTGCAGTCCCGCGTTGCAGACGGCTTAGGGCCGGAGACGTGTGGTGAATCGCTCATCCCAGACGATGTTCTGCTTGACGACGGCATCACGGCCGACGAAGCCGTTGCTGTCGCGTTGTGGAACAACTCTGCGTTCAATGCCACGTTGTCTCAGTTAGGAATGGTTCGCGGCGATCTCGTGCAATCTGGCCTGTTGAGGAACCCGCAGTTTCAGATTTTGCTTCCCGGTGGAACCAAACAGCTTGAGTGGGCGTTGTTCCTTCCCGTCGATGCGTTTCTGCTTCGGGAAACTCTTTTGGATATGTCGGAACGCGAAGTTTGCCGTGTTGCAGAACTACTTGTACAGAACGGTTTAGACGTCGTCCGCGATACGCGAGTGGCCCACGCCGATCTTGCATTCGCGGTCGGTCGAGCAGCACTCGCCAACGAAGCGGTCGACGTTCGCAAACGTATTGCGGATCTAACAAAGAAGCAACTTGACGCTGGGGATATAAGCGAACTGGAAGCCACGACGGCTCGAATTGATTTACTTCGTGCCCAGGCGGACGCAGCCGGACTCCAACATGCCGTTGCTCAGGCGGAAGCCCGTTTGAAACAGTTGATGAGTATCGGAACATGGTCGACAACCTTGCAGCCAATCGCCGATGAACCGCTGAACAACGCATCCAGCTATGAACTTCACGCATTAATCGACGAAGCCATGACGTGCCGGCCGGACTTGCGAGCGGCGTCGTTTGCCGTGGAAGCAGCGAAGAAGCGAGCCGACGTGTCTCGCTGGCAGTGGTTGCGATTCGACGTCGTGGCAGACGCAAACTCCGGTGGAGCGGGCAACACGAATTTTGGCCCCGGCTTTCGATTCGATATTCCGATTTTCGACCGCAACCAGGGCGGCATCATGACAGCGGACTGGTCCGTCAATCAGGCCGTCCAAAACTACAACGCGGTTCGTGATCAGGTCGTCATGGAAGTCCAAACGGCTTACTCGCAGTCGCAACAGGCGACCGACAACCTTTCGATTCTGCGTTCTGATGTCCTGACGTCGTTGCAGCAAGCAGTCGGACTCGCGGAGAAAGCCTATGTTGACGGCGGTGCTCCGTATTTTCTCGTCCTGCAAACAACCAGCCAGTTTCTGGATTCGCGGACACAGGAATTGCAGCTCGTTGCGGACCTGCGAAGAGCTCAGGCGAATCTCGACCGTAGCGTCGGACGAAATCTGGCACGTTCTGGACAACAGGAAGTTGTCGTTCCATTAGAGTTTATCGAAGAAACACCCACACTTCCGCCAGTCGATGAGTTTCAACAGACACGGGCGGACGAAGGCGAACCCAATATTCTGATCATCTCGCAAGACGGGGCGTCATTGTTTAGCGGAGACACCAGAGACGAACGGATTGGCAACAAATTGCGACGAATCGCAGACCAACTGGATGCGATGGAAACACAACCGTTGCAAGCAAAATCGGGGATTGTCTCACCGGTTAGCTTTGGCGAAGCCAGAACGACGGGGTGGCAGGAATAA
- a CDS encoding efflux RND transporter periplasmic adaptor subunit → MQQSRFYIMTAVLMTASAWSTGCSKSDKPSSAKSEKPAKVEAHPNEADIYRITLRPEAVKRLQISTVSAERRPMPRTRSLGGDVMIPDGKRIPVTAPLTGKLLPAGKDVQAVAGQRVAANQTLFKLTPMLPPQQEVPNAAERVQMANARATLVSSQIQAEGDMKQAAAQVEGAKIAFTRAKQLLADRAGSRRQVDEAEAALNVAMEAQKAAAERKALLDKLTLDAKTGEAQEVDIQSPHDGILQTVSARTGQVVNAGTPLFEIVDLQQMWIRVPVYAGLVGEIDETTPAAVSGLSSSSEIVSAKPIPAPPTATALSASVDLYYSVDNADSRFRPGERVTVRVPLKGETDSLVVPRAAVLRDIYGTGWVYLQSGENEFRRERVAVTFTTDDLAVLSLGPEVGTAVVVDGAAELFGTEFGAGK, encoded by the coding sequence ATGCAGCAATCACGTTTCTACATCATGACCGCAGTGTTGATGACAGCATCTGCATGGTCCACCGGTTGCTCAAAGAGCGACAAGCCGTCTTCTGCGAAATCCGAAAAGCCTGCGAAGGTGGAAGCCCATCCGAACGAGGCCGACATCTACCGCATCACTTTGAGGCCGGAAGCTGTCAAACGTTTGCAGATATCGACCGTGTCCGCTGAACGACGGCCAATGCCACGAACTCGATCACTTGGCGGCGACGTGATGATCCCCGACGGCAAACGAATCCCCGTGACGGCTCCGTTGACCGGTAAACTGCTGCCTGCGGGCAAGGATGTTCAGGCTGTAGCTGGTCAGCGAGTCGCCGCGAATCAAACGCTCTTCAAACTGACTCCGATGCTCCCTCCACAGCAGGAAGTTCCAAACGCAGCGGAAAGAGTCCAGATGGCCAACGCACGGGCCACGCTGGTGTCTTCACAGATTCAGGCCGAAGGTGATATGAAACAGGCAGCGGCTCAAGTTGAAGGAGCGAAGATCGCGTTTACCCGAGCAAAGCAACTGCTGGCCGATCGAGCCGGAAGCCGACGACAGGTCGACGAAGCCGAAGCGGCTCTGAACGTCGCTATGGAAGCTCAAAAGGCGGCAGCGGAACGCAAAGCTTTGCTCGACAAGCTGACGCTTGATGCGAAGACAGGTGAAGCTCAGGAGGTTGACATTCAATCACCGCACGACGGCATTTTGCAGACGGTTTCCGCACGTACGGGACAGGTTGTCAACGCGGGCACGCCGCTGTTCGAAATCGTGGATCTGCAACAGATGTGGATTCGAGTTCCCGTATACGCCGGGCTGGTCGGCGAAATCGACGAGACAACCCCTGCAGCGGTCAGCGGGTTGTCGTCGTCATCCGAGATTGTGTCTGCCAAGCCGATTCCAGCTCCTCCGACGGCCACCGCACTTTCTGCATCCGTCGACCTGTACTACTCCGTGGACAACGCGGATTCGAGATTCCGTCCCGGCGAAAGAGTCACGGTGCGCGTGCCGTTGAAAGGCGAAACCGATTCGTTGGTGGTGCCTCGTGCCGCTGTGCTGAGAGACATTTACGGCACTGGGTGGGTGTATCTGCAGTCCGGCGAAAACGAATTTCGCCGCGAGCGTGTAGCAGTGACATTTACGACCGATGATCTGGCAGTTCTCAGCCTCGGCCCCGAAGTCGGCACCGCTGTCGTTGTTGACGGTGCAGCGGAACTGTTTGGAACAGAATTCGGAGCCGGCAAATGA
- a CDS encoding efflux RND transporter permease subunit, which translates to MNWLVQAALRFRVIVVAAAVALIVVGVRTADDVPLDVFPEFAPPRVEIQTESPGLSTEEVDSLVTVPIENSLNGIPFVDHVRSKSVLGLSSVQLYFERGSDLITARNLVQERLTQAATRLPANINQPVILPPLSSLSRAMKIGLWSDTHSQMDMTVLCKWTIRPRLMAIPGVANVAIWGDYDKQFQVLVNPDRLRANNIDLNTVMASVTRSVQPTSGGFIDTPNQRLALRHKQSVDTPEKLADTVVAFRGNAPIKLGDVAEVKVGSPPPIGDAIINDVPGILLIVEKQPWANTLDVTKGVEAAMEELRPAMTGVNFDTTIFRPATFIERALENLAHSLVIGCVLVIVILALFLFNWRAALISSLAIPLSLVAAVMVLCWRGGTINTMVLAGLIIALGEVVDDAIIDVENILRRLRINNDEGNPKSAMRVVYEASIEVRSAVVYATLIVALTLVPVFFLEGLAGSFFRPLAASYILAILASLVVALTVTPAMSLLLLPRALGKKERESPVTAFLKRLYRWVLPPLVRHPLPIAGFVILVFAGAGFSVPHLGEELMPKFKETDFLMHFLEKPGIGVEAMNRITIAASKELRAIDGVNNFGSHIGRAEAADEVYGPHFTELWISIDPEVDYDETVGKVQEAVDGYSGLHRDLLTYLTERIKEVLTGSSGAIVVRINGPDLEQLQDHARQVEAVLKTIDGVTNLKVEPQVLIPQIVVDFKPDAAAQFGLTPGDVRAAVTTLVSGTQVGEIYEGQKIFRVMVWGDKSTRRDIDAVKTLLIDTPSGAQVPLHDVASVEIMPAPNAIKRIGSTRKLDVICNVDGRDLGSVATEIQDRVLSEVTFAQEYHPEFLGEYAEAQASRQRLFGLTIFSLLGILLLLHSDFQNMRTVLLIFLTLPFALIGGIAGAFLSGGVISLGSLIGFVTVLGVAARNGIMLMDHYRHLQREEGVPFGPELIIRGAEERLAPILMTALTTGLALVPLLITGNKPGQEIEYPMAFVILGGLVTSTLLNLLVLPPLFAKFGTSELSRHRPLDTVGPL; encoded by the coding sequence ATGAACTGGTTGGTTCAGGCGGCTCTTAGATTTCGTGTCATCGTCGTGGCGGCTGCCGTCGCGTTGATTGTTGTCGGTGTGCGAACGGCGGACGACGTCCCGCTCGATGTCTTCCCGGAATTCGCCCCGCCACGAGTAGAAATCCAAACCGAATCTCCTGGATTATCGACTGAAGAAGTCGACAGTCTCGTCACCGTTCCGATCGAAAACTCGCTGAACGGAATTCCGTTCGTCGATCACGTACGATCCAAGTCTGTGCTGGGCCTGTCTTCTGTGCAGCTTTACTTCGAACGTGGCAGCGATCTGATCACGGCAAGAAATCTTGTTCAGGAACGACTGACGCAGGCTGCGACAAGATTACCAGCCAACATAAACCAGCCCGTGATTCTGCCACCATTGTCGTCTCTGAGCCGAGCGATGAAAATCGGTTTGTGGTCAGACACGCATTCGCAAATGGACATGACGGTCCTGTGCAAGTGGACCATTCGTCCGCGACTGATGGCGATTCCCGGCGTTGCCAATGTTGCGATCTGGGGAGACTACGACAAGCAGTTTCAGGTGCTCGTGAACCCAGACCGCCTGCGAGCCAACAACATCGACCTAAATACCGTGATGGCATCGGTCACGCGTTCCGTGCAGCCAACATCCGGCGGATTCATCGACACTCCAAACCAGCGACTGGCATTGAGGCACAAACAGTCGGTCGACACTCCGGAGAAGCTGGCGGACACCGTCGTCGCGTTTCGCGGCAACGCTCCCATCAAACTGGGCGATGTGGCCGAAGTGAAGGTCGGAAGTCCTCCACCGATCGGCGATGCCATCATCAACGACGTGCCCGGCATTCTACTGATCGTTGAGAAGCAACCGTGGGCCAACACGCTGGACGTCACCAAAGGCGTTGAAGCAGCGATGGAAGAACTCCGTCCCGCGATGACCGGAGTGAACTTCGACACCACCATTTTCCGCCCAGCGACATTCATTGAGCGAGCGTTGGAAAATCTGGCTCATTCGCTGGTGATCGGCTGTGTGCTGGTGATCGTGATCCTGGCGCTATTTCTGTTCAACTGGCGAGCCGCTCTGATCAGTTCTCTGGCGATTCCACTTTCGCTGGTCGCCGCCGTGATGGTGCTATGCTGGCGAGGCGGAACGATCAACACGATGGTGCTGGCCGGGCTGATTATCGCTCTGGGAGAAGTTGTCGACGACGCAATTATCGATGTCGAAAACATCCTGCGTCGCCTGCGAATTAACAACGATGAAGGTAACCCAAAGTCGGCCATGCGAGTGGTCTATGAAGCGTCGATCGAGGTCCGCAGCGCAGTTGTCTATGCGACGTTGATCGTTGCACTGACATTGGTCCCCGTGTTCTTTCTGGAAGGCCTGGCCGGTTCGTTCTTCCGTCCGCTGGCCGCTTCGTACATTCTGGCGATCCTTGCGTCACTGGTTGTTGCACTCACGGTGACTCCTGCGATGTCGCTCCTTCTACTGCCTCGGGCGTTGGGTAAGAAAGAGCGTGAATCTCCCGTCACCGCCTTCCTGAAACGTCTGTATCGCTGGGTCCTGCCTCCGTTAGTCAGACATCCGTTGCCCATCGCCGGATTCGTAATTCTTGTGTTTGCGGGAGCCGGTTTTTCTGTGCCCCATCTGGGCGAAGAACTCATGCCGAAGTTCAAGGAAACCGACTTCCTGATGCACTTTCTGGAGAAGCCAGGCATCGGCGTCGAAGCCATGAATCGTATCACGATTGCGGCCAGTAAAGAACTGAGAGCGATCGACGGCGTGAACAATTTCGGTTCGCACATCGGACGAGCTGAAGCCGCCGATGAGGTGTATGGACCGCACTTCACGGAACTCTGGATCAGCATCGACCCCGAAGTCGACTATGACGAAACCGTCGGCAAAGTTCAGGAAGCGGTCGATGGCTATTCCGGTCTGCACCGCGACCTGCTGACGTATCTGACGGAACGCATCAAGGAAGTGCTGACCGGTTCCAGCGGAGCCATTGTCGTCCGTATCAATGGCCCGGACCTAGAACAACTCCAGGATCACGCTCGACAGGTCGAAGCGGTGCTGAAGACCATTGACGGCGTTACCAATCTGAAAGTTGAGCCACAGGTTCTCATTCCGCAGATCGTCGTGGACTTCAAGCCGGACGCCGCCGCTCAATTCGGCCTGACTCCGGGAGACGTGCGTGCTGCGGTCACAACGCTGGTCAGTGGCACACAGGTCGGCGAAATTTACGAGGGTCAGAAGATCTTCCGAGTCATGGTCTGGGGCGACAAGTCCACTCGCCGAGATATCGATGCCGTCAAGACGCTGCTCATCGACACACCATCCGGGGCACAAGTGCCTCTACACGATGTCGCGTCTGTCGAGATTATGCCTGCCCCAAACGCAATCAAACGCATCGGTTCTACTCGTAAGCTGGACGTCATCTGCAACGTCGATGGTCGAGACCTCGGCAGCGTCGCCACCGAAATTCAGGATCGCGTCTTAAGCGAAGTCACCTTCGCTCAGGAATACCACCCGGAATTCCTCGGCGAGTATGCCGAAGCTCAGGCCTCTCGTCAGCGCCTGTTCGGTCTGACGATCTTTTCGCTGCTCGGAATTCTTCTGCTGCTGCATTCCGACTTTCAGAACATGCGAACTGTTCTGCTGATCTTTCTAACGCTTCCATTCGCACTCATCGGCGGTATCGCGGGTGCGTTTCTGTCTGGCGGAGTCATTTCGCTTGGATCGCTGATTGGATTCGTCACGGTTCTTGGAGTCGCCGCCCGCAACGGGATCATGCTGATGGACCACTATCGACATTTACAACGAGAAGAAGGCGTCCCATTCGGCCCGGAACTCATCATCCGCGGAGCCGAAGAACGCCTCGCCCCAATCCTGATGACAGCCCTGACCACCGGCCTTGCTCTCGTGCCACTGCTGATAACCGGCAACAAACCCGGGCAGGAAATCGAATACCCGATGGCGTTCGTGATTCTTGGCGGACTGGTGACATCAACGCTGCTCAACCTGCTCGTCCTGCCACCGCTGTTCGCGAAGTTTGGCACTTCAGAACTCAGTCGTCACAGACCGCTCGACACCGTCGGGCCGCTGTGA
- a CDS encoding fatty acid desaturase family protein translates to MATTSVLLESLPRTSAETKQVKFGKCDGFMQALRERVDAYFVETGQAKRDHWRMYVKTVVILSWITASYIGLIFFAVAWWQALLLSMSLGLAMAAVGFNIQHDGGHGAYSRFPIVNNMMAFTLDILGGSSFIWKRTHNVVHHSYTNVTGVDGDIDLGFMGRLSPHQERYGFHRFQHFYLWFLYGFITFKWQFRDDYLGLIAGKVGNTRIFRPKGWNAVALVVGKLIFITLAFIIPFSLHAWYNVLLCFFAASFVQGVVLSVVFQLAHVVEHADFPMPEEESLRIENAWAVHQVETTVDFAQTSRLVNWYTGGLNFQIEHHLFPQICHIHYPALAKIVEDTSREFGVSYNAHPTAGSAIASHYRWLRQMGRADVVTDADAAI, encoded by the coding sequence ATGGCTACGACATCTGTACTACTGGAATCTCTTCCCAGAACTTCTGCCGAAACTAAACAGGTGAAGTTCGGTAAATGCGACGGCTTTATGCAAGCGTTGCGGGAACGTGTAGACGCCTATTTTGTGGAGACTGGACAGGCCAAACGCGATCACTGGCGAATGTACGTGAAGACTGTGGTCATTCTTAGCTGGATCACGGCGTCATATATTGGGCTGATCTTCTTTGCCGTTGCCTGGTGGCAGGCACTGCTGCTTTCGATGTCGCTCGGTCTTGCGATGGCGGCCGTCGGCTTCAACATTCAGCACGACGGCGGTCACGGAGCGTACTCACGGTTTCCAATCGTGAACAACATGATGGCGTTTACGCTTGATATTCTTGGTGGAAGTTCGTTCATCTGGAAACGTACTCACAACGTCGTTCATCATTCTTACACCAACGTGACGGGCGTGGACGGCGATATCGACCTCGGCTTTATGGGCCGTCTGTCGCCCCACCAGGAACGCTACGGCTTCCACCGGTTTCAGCATTTCTACCTGTGGTTCCTGTACGGATTCATCACGTTCAAATGGCAGTTCCGAGACGACTACCTCGGCTTGATTGCTGGCAAAGTCGGCAACACTCGCATCTTTCGGCCGAAGGGATGGAATGCCGTGGCTTTGGTCGTCGGCAAACTCATTTTTATCACGCTGGCGTTCATTATCCCGTTTTCGCTGCATGCCTGGTACAACGTTTTGCTGTGCTTTTTTGCGGCGTCGTTTGTGCAGGGCGTGGTGCTAAGTGTCGTCTTTCAGTTGGCTCATGTCGTCGAACATGCTGATTTCCCGATGCCGGAAGAAGAATCGCTGCGGATTGAAAATGCATGGGCCGTGCATCAGGTGGAAACCACGGTCGATTTCGCACAAACCAGCCGTCTGGTGAATTGGTATACAGGTGGTTTGAACTTTCAGATTGAGCACCATTTGTTCCCTCAAATCTGCCACATTCACTACCCGGCTCTGGCCAAGATTGTTGAAGACACTTCTCGGGAATTTGGTGTGAGTTATAATGCTCACCCAACGGCGGGATCAGCGATCGCATCGCACTACCGCTGGTTGCGTCAGATGGGCCGTGCGGATGTCGTGACGGACGCGGACGCGGCGATTTGA
- a CDS encoding sensor histidine kinase — protein sequence MANFRRKRSHLKLPIWTTVVLATLNITLMVVLIVQLARHNLWLGLILVSIALAISLFGISFYSFLTIKEIQLNRRQSNFVDSVTHELKTPIAALRLYLDTLVMRDIGPAERREFYETMGTELERLDRLINQLLEVGRLDAIGTQTEPENVDLRKLLKSHAELACRHHKRLLDEVFTFDVAALKIHSRRMLLDMVFGNLIDNAVKYGGDPPKVHVTALARGRDRILVRIRDHGAGIPVDQRARIFRLFFRGSDELQRTRKGTGLGLYIVRTLVGIMKGKIVVTDGPDDVGSVFEVVLPVTFAAAESEAVSEKSGV from the coding sequence ATGGCCAATTTTCGCCGAAAACGATCTCACCTGAAGCTGCCGATCTGGACAACGGTGGTGCTGGCCACGCTGAACATCACGCTGATGGTGGTGTTAATCGTCCAGTTGGCACGGCACAACCTTTGGCTGGGCTTAATTCTGGTTTCCATCGCGCTGGCCATCAGTCTGTTTGGCATCTCGTTCTATTCGTTTCTCACGATCAAAGAAATTCAGCTCAATCGGCGTCAGTCCAACTTCGTGGACAGCGTGACTCATGAACTGAAGACGCCAATAGCAGCTTTGCGGCTGTATCTGGACACGTTGGTGATGCGTGACATCGGTCCGGCCGAACGTCGCGAATTTTACGAAACCATGGGCACCGAATTGGAACGGCTGGACCGGCTGATCAATCAGTTGCTGGAAGTCGGCCGCCTTGACGCTATTGGAACTCAAACAGAACCCGAAAACGTCGACCTGCGCAAGCTGCTGAAGTCACATGCGGAACTGGCCTGTCGCCACCACAAGCGTCTTCTGGACGAAGTCTTTACCTTTGACGTTGCGGCTCTAAAAATCCATTCGCGGCGTATGTTGCTGGACATGGTTTTTGGCAACCTGATCGACAACGCCGTAAAATATGGCGGCGATCCGCCGAAGGTACACGTTACGGCATTGGCGCGCGGGCGAGATCGCATTCTGGTCCGGATTCGCGATCACGGTGCCGGAATTCCTGTGGATCAGCGAGCCAGGATATTTCGGCTGTTCTTTCGAGGCAGTGACGAACTTCAGCGAACGCGAAAAGGCACGGGCCTGGGCCTGTACATTGTGCGCACGCTTGTCGGTATTATGAAGGGGAAGATCGTCGTGACCGACGGACCGGACGATGTGGGCAGCGTGTTTGAAGTTGTTCTTCCGGTCACGTTTGCGGCCGCGGAATCTGAGGCGGTTTCCGAGAAATCAGGAGTCTGA
- a CDS encoding response regulator transcription factor — protein MKILVVEDEASIAKGLRINFEMEGYEVELAEDGHKALELHSSASPAFDLIVLDLMLPEMSGYETCRKLRLVDKEVPVLALTARTLAEDKTQAFDCGVDQYITKPFALPELLSRVRVLLERRRRTLDQGMAVRVVEDKERFGQVTVDFGRFEVTNNGEVHSLTTREIELLRYFLQHDDVVLSRGRLQTDVWRDSAELTSRSIDNFVMRLRKMIEADPANPRHLISIRGTGYRFIREPE, from the coding sequence ATGAAAATCCTTGTCGTGGAAGACGAAGCGAGTATCGCGAAGGGATTGCGGATCAACTTCGAGATGGAAGGTTACGAGGTTGAACTTGCCGAAGACGGCCACAAGGCGTTGGAACTACACAGCTCTGCGTCGCCTGCATTCGACCTCATCGTGCTCGATCTGATGTTGCCTGAAATGAGTGGCTATGAAACGTGTCGCAAGCTGCGTCTGGTGGATAAAGAGGTCCCCGTGTTGGCGCTGACTGCTCGTACTTTGGCGGAAGACAAGACGCAGGCATTCGACTGCGGAGTCGACCAGTACATCACCAAGCCATTTGCGCTGCCGGAACTGCTGAGCCGCGTGCGAGTCCTGCTGGAACGTCGTCGCCGAACTCTGGACCAGGGAATGGCGGTCCGCGTTGTTGAAGACAAAGAGCGATTTGGGCAGGTGACGGTCGATTTTGGACGGTTCGAAGTCACCAACAATGGCGAGGTGCATTCGCTGACGACTCGCGAGATCGAGTTGCTGCGTTACTTTCTGCAGCATGACGACGTGGTCCTGTCGCGCGGCCGACTGCAAACCGACGTGTGGCGAGATTCAGCGGAACTCACAAGCCGATCAATCGACAACTTCGTGATGCGGCTGCGGAAGATGATAGAAGCGGATCCCGCCAATCCTCGTCACCTGATCTCTATTCGTGGCACAGGTTACCGGTTTATCCGCGAACCGGAATAG